The Candidatus Poribacteria bacterium genomic sequence AATATAGACGCATATTGTCCAAAGGTTAGACTTGAAACATGGGGCAACACAACGCCTCTGAATTAAAAGGAGATGCTAAAAATGAAACGCATTTTTCACTGGGGAGAAACTCTCGCAAGGCTTCCATTCTTCGCAACTTTAGGATTCGCCATCCTTTTGTGGGGAGGCACCTATGCATATACACAAGGTTCCGAAACTGGATCGTCGAATACACACGTAAAAAGTGAATCCATTGAATTCACTCCGACAGTGTCATCCAATTATAAAAGGTATACCGGTCCTCAAAACGCGCAGGAATTGATGAAAGCGTTAGATGCGGATTACAATAAGGGACTGTCAAAGAAGCTACCAGAGACCATACCAGAGACCAAAGTGATTATATCCAATGGCAGCTTAGTGATTCGCAACGGGGAGATATTAGAACGGCCAAAAGCCACGACTTATAGCAGCGACCTCACAATAAGTGAGATAGATGCAAGGTATCCACGAGCGGAATGGCTTCAGCTGCTTTTGGATAAAGGCATCACTATAGATAACTCCGACGAGTATGCGTCCTTGCTATCAAAGCGTTACCTTTTGATCCTCTTGGAAGACAATCCGGATTTGTATGAGGCAGGGTTTCGCGGTATTCCACCAACAGATGATTGGGAAACTTATAAAGCCGCTTACATCAATAAGTTGGTAAGTAAGCACACTGGGAAACAGATTGAACGTAGTAGAGAGCAAATTAAACTTGCCCTTAAACGCAGTAAGGAATCAATTGTGCGCGCTATGACTCAACTTGAACATAAGGCGTTGAAATCACAGCAGCTTGAGCATGTTAGGAAGCAACTTGAGCATGTAAGGAAACAGATTGCGCGCGCACAAGAGGCTTTAGAACGCTCCGAAGAACCGATGCATCCTCAGGAACCACTTCCTCCTGACGAGCCAAATTAGAATAAAATTAAAGGGAGTTCAATATGTTGATGACGTTAGTTCAAAAAGAGGTGATGCATCATATTCTGAGCGTCCGGTTTGTTATGCTCCTTTTGATGTGTCTATTGCTTGTTCCGTTGACTCTCTCTATCAATCATCAAAACTATCGTAAAAACCTTTTGGATTACCAAGAATCCGTTAAACTGTCAAACATCGAAGAAAAGATCATAAATCCGAGTATGGAACTGGAACCGGAGCTGGAAGTCTCTAAACTCTTCCTCAAACCGACACCCTTGAGCGTTTTCGCAAATGGATTGGGGGACGCACTGCCAAGTTATCTGGGGATGACGCGTAATGGGATTACCCAAGGTCCACCGGCGACCGTTTCCGACTCTATTGCCCACCTTTTAGGGCATCTCGATTTTCTGTTTGTCATCGGCACTGTCTTCAGTTTGCTGGCACTGTTGTTTACCTTCGATGCCGTTGCTGGGGAAAGAGAAGCCGGCACGTTGCGGATTAATTTAGCGAACGCCCTGCCACGCGACCTTTTTTTATGGAGCAAACTCATTGGCGGATACATCGTGTTCGTGGTGCCGTTTTTGGTAGCGTTTCTCTTCGGTTTACTCGTCATCGTCTGGCAAGGGTTTCCCCTGGGTGAGCCAGAGGTTTTCCCACGCGTCATGATTCTGATGCTCGCCGCGCTGCTCTACATCGGTGTATTTTTCGCCATCGGCACGGTGATTTCCACCTATTTAGATAACGCCAAAACAGCCCTCATCGTCGCCTTCACTGTCTGGGTATTCGCTGTGCTGATTGTGCCACGCATCGGGTTTGTCGCTGCGAAATTAATCGTACCCACAAAAACCGCGCAGAGCGTTTATCTCGAAAAGACTGCACTCCGCGAAAATTTCAATGCTGAACTTGAAAAAAGAAAAAAGGAGATGCACCAAGAATTCTGGAAAGATCGTCCGAAGGCTTCCCATGAACAGATGTTTGCAGTAGGACAGGAGTTCGATAAACTGGTGCAACCGCTTGAAGGCGCATATAAGCAGAAATTCGCGGATCGCACCGACCAGATAGATAGGAACTATCAGCGAGAGAAAGCGCGACAGGAAGCGGTCGGCGAAACCCTCTCACGAATCACACCGACATCTTCCCTAATTTATCTCACCACGAACTTGACACAGACTGGAAAGATTAAAAAACACAACTATTTTGAAGCAGCGGATCGTTATTATGGCGCACTTCACGCGGATCTGTTCAGTAAAATAGTAGATCACGCTTCCGTCAGAAGTTACCATCCCGATGATCTCTACACAATTGCGCAGCCACCGCCTATAGCAGTCCCTTCTTTAGATGAAACGTTAAGGCACTCACTGATGGATGTGCTCTTCCTATGCTTCTTTGCGGTGGTGTTGACAACCGCAGCGTTTCTGAAATTCTTCCGCTCCGATATTTGATACGAAGTACTTTGCGGGAGACTAATGATAGCCGAATTATCAGCGATGTTCATTGCGTTACGCAAATACCTCGCCTTTTTTGGCGAATATTGTTCAAAGGTTAAACTTCAAACACGAGGCAACATAACGCCTCTGAATTAAAAGGAGATACTAAGAATGGAAAGTACTTTGAGTATGCGGTTCTGTGTACGTTCGGTATCCGGTACATCTTCAATGATAACCACTGAACTTGAAATTATATCACCGAGTATGCGGTCCAATGACAAGAAATATACCGGTTCCCAAAATGTCCAAGAACTGATGAAAGCGTTAGATGCGGATTACAATAAGGGACACGCAAAAACCGAAGTAAGCCTATCGCGCAAGGACAACGGTATAGAAACTGAAAGTTATAGCAGTAACCTCACAATAAGTGAGATAGATGCAAGGTATCCACGGGCGGAGTGGCTCCAGCTGCTTTTGGAGAGAGACATCATCATAGGAAACTTCTACGAGTATGCCTCCACCCTGTTACATCGGCATGCTTTGGCACTTCTGGAAGACAATCCGAATCTGTGGCAGTCAGGAGTTCTTGATATTCCACCGACAGATGACTGGGAAACGTATAAAGCGGCTTACATTGACAAGCTGGTAGAAATTAATTGAACGCCCCAAAGCGGAGATTGAACGCAGTAAGGAACAAATCGAACGCGCCAAGGTGAGGTCTTCGTCCGCTTTTCTATAGGACAAAGTGATAAACCCTTTGGCTATTCTGTTCCATCGATATTGTGAGGCTTA encodes the following:
- a CDS encoding ABC transporter permease subunit; this encodes MTLVQKEVMHHILSVRFVMLLLMCLLLVPLTLSINHQNYRKNLLDYQESVKLSNIEEKIINPSMELEPELEVSKLFLKPTPLSVFANGLGDALPSYLGMTRNGITQGPPATVSDSIAHLLGHLDFLFVIGTVFSLLALLFTFDAVAGEREAGTLRINLANALPRDLFLWSKLIGGYIVFVVPFLVAFLFGLLVIVWQGFPLGEPEVFPRVMILMLAALLYIGVFFAIGTVISTYLDNAKTALIVAFTVWVFAVLIVPRIGFVAAKLIVPTKTAQSVYLEKTALRENFNAELEKRKKEMHQEFWKDRPKASHEQMFAVGQEFDKLVQPLEGAYKQKFADRTDQIDRNYQREKARQEAVGETLSRITPTSSLIYLTTNLTQTGKIKKHNYFEAADRYYGALHADLFSKIVDHASVRSYHPDDLYTIAQPPPIAVPSLDETLRHSLMDVLFLCFFAVVLTTAAFLKFFRSDI